A single genomic interval of Bacillus sp. es.036 harbors:
- a CDS encoding cobyric acid synthase encodes MNGIMIQGTASDVGKSLIVTAFCRLLTNEGYAVAPFKSQNMSNNSYVTIEGKEIGRAQGAQAEAARTEASVWMNPILLKSRSDQHAEVIQFGTSYRTLSGKDYRQSYYEMGIESIALALDHLKKTYEVIVMEGAGSPVEVNLKDRELVNMKVAEMADVPVLLVADIDRGGVFASIVGTLELLEKEERERVKGIIINKFRGDPDLFEDGITWLEKRTGIPIVGVLPYVNHRVEGEDSLSLTDRFLHKKGTLEIAVIKLPFLSNYSDIEPFNEEDVTIRWVQDPRELGAPDAIILPGTKSTISDLQWMKDQGFEDALKSYAASGGNVVGICGGYQMLTNNLIDEHGSDTGNAGTELSGLGLIPAKTTFHEVKTTIRVSGVHVETGSPIEGYEIHLGETLFDHPATPFLKIGDRSEGYYGEDGRVIGTYLHHLFHNDEWRTVWLNGLRAKKELPEQKQINRKQLKEKTYDDLVHDLKPHLKWELIKDIMFQGEHR; translated from the coding sequence ATGAACGGGATCATGATTCAAGGGACGGCATCCGACGTTGGGAAAAGCTTGATCGTAACGGCGTTCTGTCGCCTTCTTACCAATGAAGGCTACGCGGTGGCGCCGTTTAAATCGCAAAACATGTCCAACAATTCGTACGTTACGATTGAAGGCAAAGAAATCGGCCGGGCGCAGGGCGCTCAGGCGGAAGCCGCACGAACGGAAGCGAGCGTGTGGATGAACCCGATCCTGCTCAAGTCTCGGTCCGATCAGCATGCGGAAGTGATTCAGTTTGGCACGTCGTACCGAACGCTTTCTGGCAAAGACTACCGCCAGTCGTACTACGAAATGGGGATTGAAAGCATTGCGCTCGCGCTTGATCACCTCAAAAAAACGTATGAGGTAATCGTCATGGAAGGCGCAGGAAGTCCGGTAGAAGTGAACTTGAAAGATCGCGAGCTTGTGAACATGAAAGTAGCGGAGATGGCGGATGTTCCTGTTCTTCTTGTCGCAGACATTGATCGAGGCGGCGTGTTTGCAAGCATTGTTGGCACGCTTGAGCTCCTTGAGAAAGAAGAACGAGAGCGGGTCAAAGGAATCATCATCAATAAATTTCGCGGAGATCCAGACCTTTTCGAAGACGGCATCACGTGGCTTGAAAAGCGTACGGGCATCCCGATCGTCGGGGTCCTCCCGTATGTGAACCATCGCGTCGAAGGGGAAGATTCGCTTTCGCTGACCGATCGCTTTTTACATAAAAAGGGCACGCTTGAGATCGCCGTGATCAAGCTTCCGTTTCTTTCAAACTATAGCGACATCGAACCGTTTAACGAAGAAGACGTTACGATTCGCTGGGTGCAGGATCCGCGTGAGCTGGGTGCGCCGGATGCGATTATACTTCCCGGAACGAAAAGCACGATCAGCGACTTGCAGTGGATGAAGGATCAAGGATTTGAAGATGCGTTAAAAAGCTATGCCGCAAGTGGTGGAAATGTTGTTGGCATTTGCGGCGGCTATCAAATGCTGACCAATAATCTAATTGACGAACATGGCTCAGATACCGGTAATGCTGGGACGGAGCTTTCCGGTCTCGGACTGATTCCCGCAAAAACGACGTTTCATGAAGTGAAAACGACGATTCGAGTGAGCGGGGTACACGTAGAAACGGGCTCACCAATTGAAGGATACGAAATTCATCTTGGCGAAACACTTTTCGACCATCCAGCAACGCCGTTTCTCAAGATTGGCGATCGGTCTGAAGGGTACTACGGAGAAGATGGCCGCGTCATTGGCACGTATTTGCATCACCTTTTTCATAATGATGAGTGGCGCACCGTTTGGCTGAACGGGCTTCGAGCGAAAAAGGAGTTGCCAGAGCAGAAACAAATCAATCGCAAGCAGTTAAAAGAAAAAACGTACGACGATCTCGTGCATGACCTTAAGCCTCATCTGAAATGGGAGCTGATTAAAGACATCATGTTTCAGGGTGAGCACCGATGA
- a CDS encoding bifunctional adenosylcobinamide kinase/adenosylcobinamide-phosphate guanylyltransferase gives MAKLIFITGGVRSGKSRFAEKRAASIKNGPLYYLASGQPSDDEMQKRIARHQHDRASANVPWETVECATDIGSVTPSLNENAVVLLDCVTTLLSNELFRKESWRDEAFQQQTKQKIQNDIEKLNERSEALIIVSNELGYEPLNGLVDVYARQLGELHQWIVSKADEAYLVENGVPQLMKGEGV, from the coding sequence ATGGCGAAGCTCATTTTTATAACCGGTGGCGTAAGAAGCGGAAAAAGTCGTTTTGCGGAAAAGCGAGCGGCTTCGATAAAAAATGGTCCCCTTTATTACCTCGCCAGTGGACAGCCGAGCGATGACGAAATGCAAAAACGCATCGCACGTCACCAGCATGATCGCGCATCTGCCAATGTTCCATGGGAAACAGTGGAATGCGCAACGGATATTGGAAGCGTCACGCCATCCTTAAACGAAAATGCCGTCGTGCTCCTAGATTGCGTCACAACCCTTCTTTCTAATGAACTTTTTCGCAAGGAGAGCTGGCGAGACGAAGCGTTTCAACAACAAACGAAACAAAAAATTCAGAATGACATCGAAAAACTTAATGAACGCTCAGAAGCGCTGATCATCGTTAGCAATGAACTTGGTTATGAGCCGTTAAACGGCCTCGTCGACGTTTATGCACGGCAACTTGGCGAGCTTCATCAATGGATCGTTTCAAAAGCTGATGAGGCGTATTTAGTTGAAAATGGCGTACCGCAACTGATGAAAGGAGAAGGCGTATGA
- the cobD gene encoding threonine-phosphate decarboxylase CobD, which produces MTLPSHGANAHYVYESLQIDQPERTIDFSANLNPLGPPPSLKETWEDAFDLITTYPDPHAARLMEKLANVHDVEENQLLIGNGGAELITLVGRYLAGKRVCIVQPTFSEYESACLRAGCEVTYHTLEEGEWALGSHLIEKLPYVDAVFLCTPNNPTGVTYDPASILALVEAAKKHDCAIIIDEAFADFLGDESSFSSLLAPFSNLMILRSLTKMYAIPGLRLGYMMAHPDVIEAIKKLQPHWSVNALALHAGELCLQETDFVAETHQMIEQERENCFHFFEENNFTYSNSSVNFYLLRDPEREDQSELLSFLMKKGIVPRHTENFPGLDGRWLRFAIRTPEENERLREVLTSWRSSFL; this is translated from the coding sequence TTGACGCTACCATCTCATGGCGCTAACGCCCATTATGTATACGAATCACTCCAAATCGACCAGCCCGAGCGCACAATTGATTTCAGCGCCAACCTGAACCCGCTCGGACCGCCACCCTCCCTGAAAGAAACATGGGAAGACGCTTTCGATCTCATTACCACCTATCCTGATCCGCACGCCGCCCGCTTAATGGAAAAGCTCGCGAACGTCCATGACGTGGAAGAAAATCAGCTGCTTATCGGAAACGGAGGCGCTGAGCTAATTACGCTTGTCGGTCGTTATTTAGCAGGGAAGCGCGTTTGCATCGTTCAACCGACTTTTTCTGAATACGAATCCGCTTGCCTTCGTGCGGGATGTGAAGTGACCTATCATACCCTCGAAGAAGGGGAATGGGCGCTAGGTTCACACCTGATTGAAAAATTGCCGTACGTTGATGCGGTTTTTCTTTGTACGCCAAACAACCCAACCGGCGTCACATATGACCCCGCTTCCATTCTCGCTTTAGTTGAAGCGGCGAAAAAACATGATTGCGCCATTATCATTGATGAAGCTTTCGCGGACTTTTTAGGGGATGAATCATCGTTTTCATCGCTGCTCGCCCCCTTTTCCAACCTGATGATTTTGCGCTCACTTACGAAAATGTACGCCATTCCAGGACTTCGTCTCGGCTACATGATGGCTCATCCAGACGTGATCGAAGCGATCAAAAAGCTTCAGCCGCACTGGAGTGTAAACGCTCTGGCGCTACACGCTGGCGAACTGTGCCTTCAAGAAACCGATTTTGTAGCCGAAACACATCAAATGATCGAACAAGAACGAGAGAATTGCTTTCATTTTTTCGAGGAAAACAACTTTACATATTCCAACTCGAGCGTTAACTTTTATCTCCTACGAGATCCAGAAAGAGAGGATCAATCGGAACTTCTAAGCTTTCTTATGAAAAAAGGCATCGTTCCAAGACATACGGAAAACTTTCCAGGACTCGACGGCAGGTGGCTTCGATTTGCGATCCGCACGCCGGAGGAAAACGAGCGGTTAAGGGAGGTGCTCACCTCATGGCGAAGCTCATTTTTATAA
- the cbiB gene encoding adenosylcobinamide-phosphate synthase CbiB, whose product MILNHLLAITLAFYLDRLIGDPPNWPHPVKGFGKLISFLEKRWNNGRNRKQKGTLMTLTVLLIVISITGLTVTIAYTLHPLVGIFYEAILIATTIAQKSLRNAALDVYEPLQDGNMTEAREKLSWIVGRDTANLDESEVVRGTVETVAENTSDGITAPLFWALIGGSVGAMAYRAINTCDSMVGYRNEKYGEFGYASAKLDDVVNWMPARLTGICMILVKRPEHSTISHAWHILFRDAKQHPSPNSGWGEAATAAILGVQLGGVNTYGGIVSNRARMGDPIMKLSALHIPKAIMIMNRASILFLLILWIGGLLIDATISWR is encoded by the coding sequence ATGATTCTAAATCACCTGCTTGCCATCACCTTAGCGTTTTACCTGGATCGACTTATCGGCGATCCGCCCAATTGGCCGCACCCGGTAAAGGGATTTGGCAAGCTCATAAGCTTCCTTGAAAAACGCTGGAACAACGGCCGCAACCGCAAGCAAAAAGGTACGCTCATGACGTTAACCGTGCTTTTAATCGTCATCAGTATCACCGGTCTTACCGTGACAATCGCCTACACGCTTCACCCGCTCGTTGGTATTTTTTATGAAGCGATCCTGATCGCTACAACGATCGCACAAAAAAGCCTGCGGAATGCGGCGCTTGATGTTTACGAACCGCTACAAGACGGTAATATGACAGAAGCGCGCGAAAAGCTTTCCTGGATCGTCGGTCGTGACACAGCAAACCTCGACGAAAGCGAAGTGGTGCGCGGTACGGTTGAAACGGTGGCAGAAAACACGAGCGACGGCATCACAGCGCCATTATTCTGGGCTTTAATTGGCGGAAGTGTCGGTGCAATGGCGTACCGCGCCATCAACACGTGCGATTCCATGGTCGGCTATCGAAACGAAAAGTACGGTGAATTCGGGTACGCCTCCGCAAAGCTTGATGACGTGGTGAACTGGATGCCAGCGCGGCTAACCGGTATTTGTATGATTCTCGTCAAACGGCCGGAGCACTCGACCATCTCTCACGCCTGGCACATCCTATTCCGCGATGCCAAACAGCACCCAAGTCCGAACAGCGGCTGGGGCGAAGCGGCAACCGCGGCGATTCTCGGTGTACAGCTTGGTGGCGTGAACACATATGGTGGTATCGTTTCAAACCGCGCGCGTATGGGAGATCCCATTATGAAGCTAAGCGCGTTACATATTCCAAAAGCGATCATGATCATGAATCGCGCAAGCATTCTATTTTTACTTATTCTCTGGATCGGAGGGCTGCTCATTGACGCTACCATCTCATGGCGCTAA
- a CDS encoding adenosylcobinamide amidohydrolase: MLSVQSVTGGYPGHDVLNDISFDVERGELLGIVGPNGSGKTTIFKMVSGILKAKSGSILLKEKPIASYSAKQLARVLAVLPQHAEQAFPYTVKETVSLGRYAHQSGWFQSWSEHDEAVVQRTMAQTGIASFEDHYVNELSGGERQRVFLAQALAQEPEILLLDEPTNHLDLSYQKELLDLLKRWTREQGLTVISIFHDLNLAGLYCDRLLLLENGQINLHNKPNDVLNEERIQSVYRTKIEKHPHPTVPKPQMLLLPEKQAEDLSDLHITEKCLTHQKDMITLNAPFPLRTMSSGVVGSGTGWYRTFVNRHVDKTYNCTDHKGEMTSFLEANGIDPTETVGMMTAVQLEDVAYRLIEDDGVSVFVVVTAGVGNAVDASKSREHVYEPLPGTINTWVFVNGTLTDEAFIQSIMTATEAKVKVMHDQQVKDAVTGTTATGTSTDSILIAATQRGEHQAYAGTITTLGKLISEGVYACTTEALENYRIRLNR, encoded by the coding sequence ATGCTTAGCGTACAATCTGTTACAGGAGGATACCCCGGTCACGACGTGCTCAACGACATCTCGTTTGATGTAGAGAGAGGCGAGCTGCTCGGAATCGTTGGTCCGAACGGAAGCGGCAAAACAACGATTTTTAAAATGGTTAGCGGCATTCTAAAAGCAAAGTCAGGCTCGATTTTGCTAAAAGAAAAGCCGATCGCAAGCTACTCAGCGAAACAGCTGGCGCGCGTGCTCGCGGTCCTGCCACAGCACGCGGAGCAGGCTTTTCCCTATACGGTCAAAGAAACCGTTTCGCTCGGCCGCTACGCGCATCAATCCGGCTGGTTCCAATCGTGGAGCGAGCATGACGAAGCGGTCGTCCAGCGCACGATGGCGCAAACCGGCATCGCAAGTTTTGAAGATCACTACGTGAATGAGCTATCTGGCGGTGAGCGCCAGCGCGTCTTTCTCGCACAGGCGCTTGCTCAAGAACCTGAAATTCTTTTACTAGATGAACCTACGAATCACCTGGATCTTTCCTATCAAAAAGAACTGCTTGATTTGTTGAAAAGGTGGACGCGGGAACAAGGGCTTACGGTGATTTCAATTTTTCACGACCTGAATTTGGCGGGCCTTTACTGCGATCGCCTCCTTCTTCTAGAAAATGGGCAAATCAACCTTCACAACAAGCCGAATGACGTGTTAAACGAAGAGCGCATTCAGTCCGTTTACCGTACGAAAATCGAGAAGCATCCGCATCCAACTGTGCCAAAACCGCAAATGCTGCTACTACCGGAAAAGCAGGCGGAGGATTTAAGTGATCTTCACATTACGGAAAAATGTCTTACTCATCAAAAAGACATGATCACGCTGAACGCACCGTTCCCTCTCCGAACAATGTCATCCGGCGTTGTTGGCTCAGGAACGGGCTGGTATCGCACCTTTGTAAACCGTCACGTAGATAAAACGTATAACTGCACCGACCATAAAGGGGAAATGACAAGCTTTCTTGAAGCGAACGGCATCGATCCAACCGAAACAGTTGGCATGATGACGGCGGTTCAGCTCGAGGACGTCGCTTATCGTCTCATCGAAGACGATGGCGTTTCCGTTTTCGTCGTTGTAACGGCAGGCGTCGGTAATGCCGTTGATGCGTCTAAAAGCCGTGAGCATGTCTACGAACCGCTTCCGGGAACGATCAATACGTGGGTTTTCGTGAACGGTACGCTCACAGACGAAGCGTTCATTCAAAGCATTATGACGGCAACGGAAGCGAAGGTAAAGGTGATGCACGACCAGCAAGTAAAAGACGCGGTGACAGGCACCACGGCAACCGGAACGTCAACCGACAGCATCCTGATCGCCGCCACTCAGCGAGGCGAGCACCAGGCGTATGCCGGAACGATTACAACGCTTGGAAAACTGATCAGCGAAGGCGTTTATGCGTGTACGACTGAGGCGCTTGAAAACTATCGCATAAGGCTCAACCGATGA
- a CDS encoding FecCD family ABC transporter permease, with translation MFLLNKRFIAYPIATALLIAAMLLGISIGTVSVPVLTILKLIGTEVLHLPSLGKTDPMFTTIVMDIRLPRVILAGLVGASLAIAGAAFQGLLRNPLADPYVLGVSSGASVGAVLVLFFNLSIPFVGMFTLPVMSIAASILTIFLVLFFARQIERSMRVETIILTGIVFSSFLGSLLSLMIALTGEELRQIIGWLLGSVSMRGWEYIGIILPFFIIGAGILLFSTKELNAMSFGEERAQHIGVNVAKRKLWILIGGSILTGAAVAVSGTIGFVGLVIPHLTRLLWGPDHRHLLPLSILLGAAFLIVADLISRTIISPTELPIGVITSLIGAPVFAIILIRRRKESRG, from the coding sequence ATGTTTTTGCTGAATAAACGGTTCATTGCCTATCCGATTGCGACAGCGCTCTTAATCGCCGCGATGCTGCTCGGCATTTCCATCGGCACCGTTTCCGTCCCGGTGCTCACCATTTTAAAATTAATCGGAACCGAAGTGCTTCACCTTCCTTCCTTAGGAAAGACGGATCCGATGTTCACAACGATTGTGATGGATATTCGTCTGCCGCGTGTCATTTTGGCAGGTCTTGTTGGGGCGTCTCTTGCGATAGCAGGGGCCGCTTTTCAAGGTTTACTACGTAATCCATTAGCCGATCCATACGTGCTCGGCGTATCATCTGGCGCATCGGTCGGAGCCGTGCTCGTGCTCTTTTTTAACCTATCCATTCCATTTGTAGGGATGTTTACCCTTCCTGTCATGAGCATCGCCGCTTCGATCCTCACGATTTTCCTCGTGCTTTTCTTTGCACGACAAATCGAGCGATCGATGCGCGTGGAGACGATTATCCTAACAGGAATCGTCTTTAGCTCTTTTCTTGGCTCGCTTCTATCGCTCATGATTGCGCTAACCGGAGAGGAACTAAGGCAGATCATCGGCTGGCTCCTCGGAAGTGTATCCATGCGCGGCTGGGAATATATCGGGATTATCTTGCCCTTTTTCATTATTGGCGCAGGCATTCTCCTTTTCAGCACCAAAGAGCTGAACGCCATGTCCTTTGGCGAAGAGCGCGCTCAGCATATCGGCGTAAACGTCGCCAAACGAAAGCTCTGGATTCTAATTGGTGGATCCATTTTAACAGGCGCGGCCGTCGCTGTGTCTGGAACGATCGGCTTTGTTGGTCTCGTGATTCCGCATTTAACGCGCCTCTTATGGGGACCGGATCATCGCCATTTACTGCCGCTCTCAATTTTACTAGGCGCCGCTTTTCTGATCGTCGCCGACTTGATCTCGCGCACGATCATTTCGCCAACAGAGCTTCCGATCGGCGTCATCACATCGCTCATCGGCGCGCCTGTGTTTGCTATTATTTTAATTAGAAGACGGAAAGAAAGTAGAGGATAA
- a CDS encoding ABC transporter substrate-binding protein has translation MKKLYSLLVLLFLVTGIIAGCGASEENSATNEGNTTTDQAESSKDSAFPVTITDALDKEVTIENDPEKIVSLIPSNTEILFDLGAGEEVVGVSDFANYPEETADIEKIGGMEFNVEKIISLKPDLVLAHGSSAHNSEAGLQQLRDAGIAVLVVNDAKSFDAVYDSIEMIGQATGETEEAKTTIDDMKKQLEDIQAKAEGIPEEDEKNVFVEVAPAPEIFSPGKNTFMDDMLSMIHAKNVTHDEEGWNQIDQEAIIQANPDVIITTYGYYTENTVEQVLSRDGWQDVTAVKEEQVVDVHSDLVTRSGPRLVEGVEELAKAVYPDVFAE, from the coding sequence ATGAAAAAGCTTTATTCACTACTCGTTTTACTTTTTCTCGTCACAGGAATCATCGCAGGTTGCGGTGCAAGTGAAGAGAACAGCGCAACAAATGAAGGAAATACGACAACCGATCAAGCTGAATCATCAAAAGATAGCGCTTTCCCAGTAACCATCACCGATGCCCTCGATAAGGAAGTGACGATCGAGAACGATCCAGAAAAAATTGTTTCCCTCATTCCAAGTAACACCGAAATTCTATTTGACCTTGGCGCTGGAGAAGAAGTTGTCGGCGTTTCTGATTTCGCGAACTACCCAGAAGAAACGGCGGATATTGAGAAAATCGGCGGCATGGAATTTAACGTCGAAAAAATCATCTCCCTGAAACCGGACCTTGTACTTGCCCACGGCTCAAGCGCACATAATTCAGAAGCTGGTCTTCAACAGCTTCGCGATGCTGGAATCGCTGTACTTGTTGTAAACGATGCAAAGAGCTTTGATGCAGTGTACGATTCGATCGAAATGATCGGACAAGCTACAGGCGAAACAGAAGAAGCAAAAACAACGATCGACGATATGAAAAAGCAGCTTGAAGACATTCAAGCAAAAGCTGAAGGCATCCCTGAAGAAGATGAGAAAAACGTCTTCGTCGAAGTCGCACCGGCGCCTGAAATTTTCTCTCCAGGAAAAAACACGTTCATGGATGACATGCTGTCGATGATTCACGCGAAAAATGTTACCCACGACGAGGAAGGCTGGAACCAGATCGACCAGGAAGCAATCATTCAAGCGAACCCTGACGTCATCATCACAACGTACGGCTACTATACAGAAAACACTGTTGAGCAAGTGTTAAGCCGCGACGGCTGGCAGGACGTAACGGCGGTAAAAGAAGAGCAAGTTGTCGACGTGCACTCGGACCTTGTGACGCGCTCAGGCCCTCGTCTCGTTGAAGGAGTAGAGGAACTTGCAAAAGCGGTTTACCCGGATGTTTTTGCTGAATAA
- a CDS encoding ABC transporter permease, producing MNIVNKLTVRHLKENKRRTLVTIIGVIISVAMVMAVATLGVSFMDLLQRQSIATDGEWHVQYENVDSNQIEAIESDKSTKTLILANDVGYAKLDEPQNESKPYLFIKEYNEQGFKNFPIEISEGRLPQEDNEIVLSEEVAGNAKLKHGIGDQITLNVGKRLMEGVERPFSQKDPLQTDVEGASESLENENTRTYTIVGKIKRPTWEPAWAPGYTAISYVDQSLMNSKDTVDAVVVLDKVKRSLYKHAETLAKQNNIENVTFNDELLRYYGVTDNDNLLQTMLLLTGIIMSVIIIGSVALIYNAFAISVSERSRHLGMLASVGATKRQKQTSVFFEGAIIGLISIPLGVLAGFAGIAATFMFINSFIEGALGGTEKLQVVVTPLSVLVACGISIITIFISSYMPARKASKISAIDAIRQTQDIKLSGKTVKTSKLIRKLFGIEAEIGLKNLKRNKRRYQVTVFSLVISIILFLSVSYFTSNLEKSVELSQQNINYDIQISGNSVEKEDLEPFTNLKNVTNASIINELMLNTYVDDDAIPDGLEKNLYQDESLLKDGKYQYNAVLHGLDEQSFNEYAKKVGMDAEKLQDPEKPAGILIENVSYMDPETSKIKETKSLNARIGESIELYSMNYETEEVKLINNVEIGALTDELPMGVSRSGAGGLDFIVSEETMNGLIDKEVQKDVRTSLYMNSSDSMATQEAIEEGKRSDLYVYNVFQNRQRDKQMILFMSVFTYGFISLISLISIANIFNTISTSISLRKREFAMLKSIGMTPKGFNKMMNYESIFYGMKAILYGIPISIAIMFLMYLSFRNTFVYGFTLPWMSLLFVIIAIFIIVGSAMFYSIKKLEKNNIVDTLKQENV from the coding sequence ATGAACATCGTAAACAAACTGACCGTGAGGCATTTGAAGGAAAACAAAAGACGGACACTGGTTACCATCATTGGTGTCATAATTTCCGTAGCGATGGTTATGGCTGTCGCGACGCTTGGTGTATCGTTCATGGATCTCTTGCAACGACAATCGATCGCGACGGATGGAGAGTGGCATGTTCAATATGAGAACGTCGATTCCAATCAAATCGAAGCGATCGAAAGCGACAAATCAACCAAGACTCTGATTCTCGCAAACGATGTAGGTTATGCCAAATTAGATGAACCTCAAAATGAAAGCAAACCTTATTTGTTTATTAAAGAATACAATGAGCAGGGATTCAAAAACTTCCCAATCGAAATAAGCGAGGGACGCTTGCCGCAGGAAGACAATGAGATTGTATTGTCTGAAGAAGTTGCGGGGAATGCAAAGTTGAAACACGGGATAGGCGATCAAATCACACTGAACGTTGGCAAACGTCTGATGGAAGGTGTTGAACGTCCTTTTTCTCAAAAAGATCCCCTCCAAACGGATGTAGAAGGTGCAAGTGAGTCATTAGAAAATGAGAACACGAGAACGTATACGATTGTAGGAAAAATCAAACGTCCTACATGGGAACCCGCGTGGGCGCCCGGTTATACGGCGATTAGCTATGTCGATCAAAGCCTTATGAATAGCAAGGACACCGTTGATGCCGTCGTCGTGTTAGACAAAGTGAAACGATCTCTGTATAAGCATGCAGAAACGCTGGCGAAACAAAACAATATTGAAAACGTCACGTTCAACGATGAACTGCTTCGCTACTATGGCGTGACCGATAACGATAATCTGTTACAAACAATGCTACTGTTAACTGGAATTATTATGAGCGTCATCATTATCGGTTCAGTTGCATTGATTTACAATGCTTTTGCAATTAGCGTTTCGGAACGTTCTAGACATTTAGGAATGCTGGCGAGCGTTGGAGCGACGAAACGACAGAAGCAAACATCGGTCTTTTTTGAAGGAGCGATTATCGGCCTGATCAGTATTCCGCTCGGCGTTCTTGCTGGATTTGCTGGCATAGCGGCTACTTTCATGTTCATTAATTCCTTTATTGAAGGGGCTCTTGGGGGTACAGAAAAGCTCCAGGTCGTCGTAACGCCTCTAAGTGTTCTCGTTGCCTGCGGGATTTCGATCATCACGATTTTTATTTCATCCTATATGCCAGCACGCAAAGCATCGAAGATCTCAGCCATTGATGCCATCCGACAAACGCAGGACATTAAGCTATCTGGCAAAACAGTGAAGACCTCAAAACTGATTCGAAAATTATTTGGGATCGAAGCTGAGATCGGCTTGAAGAATTTAAAGCGGAATAAAAGAAGGTATCAGGTGACCGTTTTTTCACTTGTGATTAGCATTATCCTGTTCCTATCGGTTTCCTACTTTACGTCGAATTTAGAAAAATCCGTTGAGCTCTCTCAGCAAAACATCAATTATGATATTCAAATAAGTGGAAACAGCGTTGAGAAAGAGGATCTTGAGCCGTTTACGAACCTTAAGAATGTAACGAATGCAAGTATAATCAACGAACTAATGCTAAACACCTATGTGGATGATGATGCTATTCCAGATGGGCTAGAGAAAAACTTATATCAAGATGAGAGCTTACTGAAGGATGGAAAATACCAATATAATGCGGTTTTACATGGCTTAGACGAACAAAGCTTTAACGAATATGCAAAAAAAGTAGGCATGGATGCAGAGAAACTTCAGGATCCGGAGAAACCGGCCGGTATTTTGATTGAAAACGTCTCTTATATGGATCCTGAGACAAGCAAGATTAAGGAAACAAAGTCTCTCAACGCCAGAATAGGGGAAAGCATCGAGCTATATTCAATGAATTATGAAACAGAGGAAGTAAAATTAATAAACAACGTTGAGATCGGTGCATTAACGGATGAACTGCCAATGGGTGTGAGTAGGTCTGGCGCCGGTGGACTCGACTTCATCGTTTCGGAGGAAACCATGAATGGGCTGATCGATAAAGAAGTTCAAAAAGACGTGCGAACCTCTCTCTATATGAACAGTTCAGATTCAATGGCGACGCAAGAAGCGATTGAAGAGGGGAAACGATCCGATCTGTATGTTTATAATGTTTTTCAAAATAGACAGCGCGACAAGCAGATGATTCTCTTCATGTCTGTCTTCACGTACGGATTTATATCGTTAATTTCACTTATCTCCATCGCAAATATTTTCAATACCATCTCGACAAGCATTTCTCTTCGCAAGCGAGAATTCGCTATGCTGAAGTCCATTGGGATGACACCGAAAGGATTTAATAAAATGATGAACTACGAGAGCATCTTCTATGGCATGAAGGCGATCCTCTACGGGATTCCAATCAGCATTGCGATCATGTTCCTGATGTATTTGTCATTTAGAAATACGTTCGTCTATGGGTTCACATTGCCGTGGATGAGTCTTCTCTTTGTGATCATTGCCATCTTCATCATCGTAGGTTCCGCAATGTTCTACTCCATTAAGAAATTAGAGAAAAATAATATCGTCGATACGCTGAAGCAAGAGAATGTGTAA